Proteins encoded in a region of the Rutidosis leptorrhynchoides isolate AG116_Rl617_1_P2 chromosome 9, CSIRO_AGI_Rlap_v1, whole genome shotgun sequence genome:
- the LOC139868865 gene encoding uncharacterized protein: MAMTLSQAFVMAKMVEDDVRAAKNRIVGYEMPQQDQDDFPSLFFICEQKTSCVKKFRFPLEIGSYQLGWNLHLKLPLSDSDRFKAHQLNVILSRYKLSDLVADQLSWTAGSSDSFLVADAIRLMVQSSSPVPHAWPKVVWGNCIPSKIMVFHWLAIKNSIPVKDVLARRHILPSHVSNLCVFCSLVDEFFDHLLLHCNWSFRIWSDLFHWWNIRWVIPRTVVDFFFDWYYGMCIKASRFWKMIGPATIWAIWTSRNDLVFNGTIPNRLNVVRNIKLVHGLQFYVWEQNPFLLCM; the protein is encoded by the exons atgGCTATgacgttatcgcaagcgtttgttatggctaagatggtagaggatgacgtAAGAGCAGCAAAGAATAGAATAGTAGGTTACgagatgccacaacaagatcag GATGATTTCCCATCTTTGTTTTTTATTTGTGAGCAAAAAACAAGCTGTGTGAAAAAGTTTAGATTTCCTTTAGAGATTGGAAGTTACCAATTGGGTTGGAATCTACACCTTAAGCTCCCTTTGTCCGATTCTGATAGATTTAAAGCTCATCAACTTAACGTTATTTTATCTCGATACAAGCTTTCTGATTTGGTTGCGGATCAGCTGTCCTGGACAGCAGGTTCATCCGACAGCTTCTTAGTCGCTGATGCTATTCGGCTTATGGTACAATCAAGCAGTCCAGTCCCCCATGCGTGGCCGAAAGTAGTGTGGGGTAATTGTATCCCGTCAAAGATCATGGTTTTCCATTGGCTTGCTATCAAAAATAGCATACCGGTTAAGGATGTCCTCGCAAGAAGACACATTCTTCCCTCTCATGTTTCTAATTTATGTGTTTTCTGTTCGTTAGTTGATGAATTCTTTGATCACTTGTTACTTCATTGCAATTGGTCATTTAGAATTTGGTCGGATCTTTTTCATTGGTGGAATATCCGTTGGGTCATTCCAAGAACCGTTGTCGACTTTTTCTTTGATTGGTACTACGGTATGTGTATTAAAGCTTCAAGATTTTGGAAAATGATTGGCCCCGCTACCATTTGGGCTATTTGGACTTCAAGGAACGATCTCGTTTTCAATGGAACTATCCCAAACCGGTTGAATGTTGTTCGAAATATAAAATTGGTTCACGGTTTACAATTCTATGTTTGGGAACAAAATCCGTTCCTTCTTTGCATGTAG